The genomic interval CAAATCGAGCTTTCCTTCCGGAGCCTCATCCCTCCACACAATGGAACTTGGACGATCCTCCGGCGCGTTTTCTTCAGCAGATGCATCAGAATCCACACCCAACATATGGCGCAAGAAAAACTCCGTGCCCTTAGCTGAAGAGCCCATTAGGTTTGTGCGCCAGTTAAGCAGAATGCGTGGCCAGTTTTCCGGTGCATCCGGATCCTCGCAGGCGAACTGCAAGTCACCATCGGTGAGCTGCTGAACAATATGGTCAGAAACAGACACGCCCTTTTCTTCCGCCTCCTGGCTCAAGATGAGGGGATTGCGGTTGAATTGCGGGAATGACGGCATCCATCCACGTTTCATGGATTCCACCAAGGTATCCGCCGTCATTTTGTCACCCACGGTGCCACGATTAGCCAGTGGGGAAGCCAGACGATTAGCACGAGTGTTGTCATACCTCCACTGATCCGTGGTGAGGTAGTAGAAACCAGTGGTGATCATCTGACGTGGTGGACGCTGCCAGTCTGTAGCAAAGGCATACTGTGCCCAACCATTCATTGGACGGAGTTTCTCCTGACCAACGTAGTGAGCCCAACCGCCACCGTTAACACCTTGGGTGCCACACATAGAGGTCAGCGCCAAGAATGTGCGATAAATAGAATCCGCATGGAAGTAGTGGTTCACACCAGCACCCATGATGATCTGGGAACGGCCCTTGGAATCATCAGCATTCTGAGCAAATTCCCGACCCAAACGAATCGCCTGATTAGCAGGAACACCCGTGAGCTCTTCCTGCCACGCAGGAGTACCCATGACTGGATCCTGGAAATCCTTAGGCCACTCACCAGGAAGGTTGAGCTCTTCGCGGTTCACACCGTAGTGTGCGAGCAACACATCAAAGACAGTGGTGTACTTTCGGCCATTCAACGTGATGGTGGGAACGCCCCGGCTGATGGTGCCAGCACCAATGGGGCCTTCTTGGGTGGCAGTTGCTGGGAGATCGAAGCGGGGGAAGAGGACTTCCGCAGTTTCGGTGTCAGTCTGTACATCTGCAATAGTCATCACTGGATCTACGCCGTCTAAGCGCAGATTCCACTTACCCATGCCTTCTTCACCCCAACGGTCCGCGACAGTGCCACCGGGATCTACAACTGAGCCATCTTTTTGCAGCACAAGGAGACGGTGGGTGGCATTTGGAGTGGCGGCAAGCGCTGGGGAGATATCAGCTGCGCGGTCTGCAGTGAGGAATTTACCTGGGGTGTAGGTGCCATCGCCGTGCTCATCTAATTCCACGAGGAAAGGAGAGTCCGTGTATTTGCGCATGTAGTCCATGAAGTACGGCGTCTTCTTGTCAACATGGAATTCCTTCAAGATCACATGGCCCATGGCAAAGGCGAGTGCGCCGTCAGTACCAGGGTGGATGCGTGCCCATTCATCAGCAAATTTGGTGGAGTCAGCGAAATCCGGGGAAACCACAACAACCTTGGTGCCCTTGTAGCGGGCTTCCACCATGAAGTGGGAGTCAGGCGTGCGGGTCACCGGAATGTTGGAACCCCACATCATGAGGTAGCTGGAGTTGTACCAGTCGCCAGATTCCGGAACGTCAGTTTGATCGCCGAAAGTTTGTGGTGATGCTGGTGGGAGGTCGGCGTACCAATCGTAGAAGGACAGCGCCACTCCGCCGATCATCTGCAAGAAGCGAGTACCAGCACCGTAAGACACCTGCGACATTGCGGGAATAACGGTGAATCCATGAATGCGGTCGGGGCCGTATTGGCGGATGGTGTACACATGGGCTGCCGCAGCAATCTCCATGGCTTCCTCATACTGAACGCGGATGAGGCCACCTTTGCCCCGCTGGGATACATATGCTTTGCGCTTTTCTGGGGTTTCTACAATGTCGCGCCACGCCAGCACCGGATCGCCCAGGCGTTCCTTGGCTTCGCGGTACATATCAACTAGCACGCCACGGATGTATGGGTAGCGGATGCGGGTTGGGGAGTAGGTGTACCAGGAAAATGATGCACCACGAGGGCAGCCACGTGGTTCATAGTCGGGCATATCCGCACCGGTAGTTGGGTAATCCACTGCCTGGGATTCCCAGGTGATCACACCGTCTTTTACATACACTTTCCACGAGCAGGAGCCCGTGCAGTTCACGCCATGTGTGGAGCGCACGACTTTATCGAAAGCCCATCGGTTGCGATAAAACACATCGGCTTGGCGTCCGCCCTGAAGGAAAATCTGCTGGCCTTCAGAACCGACGGTGCCTTTTCTTAGGAAACTGCCGAGCTTGAAGAGGGGGTTGATCTTTTCAGAAGACTTCCCAGAAGAAGTAGTTGTAGTCATGGATTGGCCTTTCGGTTTATCCCGGGAATGGAGCGTTCGGGCGGGCGTAGTAGATCCAGGTCAAAGCGGTGGCGATGATGAAGAACACCACGCAGCCCCAGAAGAACGCGACAGTTGGAGTGAAGGAGAGCAAGACACCGACAATGAAGGGGCCGAAGGCACCAATGGCACCGGTCCAGCCGATCACGCCACCTGCTTGGCGTTTAGGCAAAATCATGGGCATTTGTTTGAAGGTGCCAGCATTGCCCAGACCGGTGAAGAAGAACAGGGCAAGCATGGACCACAGGAATGGCCAGAAATCATCAGGTGTCTCCGCTCTGCTTAGGAAGATTGCGGCAGCTGCAGTGGCGATAGTCATTCCGATGCCACCGACAAAGGTCCAGATAGCTCCACCGAATCTGTCACACAGTGGACCCCATGCAGCACGCACCAAAGCACCAATCAAAGGTCCAAGAAACGCGAACGTAGCACCGGCGTGAAGCATCTCAGCTGGATAAGTCTCTGCCATCGGGGAAGCGATGCCGAAGTTGTTGTTGATGATCAGACCGAACTGCGCGGCGAAACCGGCGAAGGCACCGAATGTCATCAAGTAGATAATGGACAAAATCCATGTGTTCTTGTTGCCAAAGATATCGATCTGTTGCCGGAAATTTGCGGTGACTGGGACATCTTTAAGAAACAGGAAGGATAAAACGGCCGCGAGAATAGTCCACGGGACCAACACAATCGCAGCATTGTGCACAAACACCGTGGTGCCTTCAATGGTGCGCTGCGGGGTGAGGAAACCAATGCCCAGCAGACCGAAACCCATGACCCATGGGCCCATGAACTGAATTATCGAGACGCCGAGGTTGCCGATACCTGCCTGAATGCCCAGCGCAGTGCCCGATTTTGCCTTGGGGAAGAAGTATCCCGTGGACGGCATATATCCAGAGAACACGCCACCACCAATGCCAGTGAGTGCAGCGAGTGTGAGAAGCCACCAGTAGGGAGTGCTTGAATCTTGGACAGCCAGGAACCACCCAAACATGGGGATCAAAAATAGACCGGAGGAAATTCCGACCAATTTGCGGGTTCCAAGAATCGGTGGAAGGAACATGTAAATCAATCGGATTAATCCGCCGGCCAAACCGGGGATAGATGCGAGCCAATAAAGCTGACCTGCTGAGAGATCAAATCCAATTCGATTGAGTAGGGGAGCGATGGCAGAAACCAAATACCACACGCAGAACCCAATAATCATGGAGAAGGTGGTAATCCACAGGGTTCGCCATGCAATTTTCGAGTCCCAATGTTCAGGATCTTCTGGATCCCACCCTTGCAGAACAACGCCTTTGGTGTTGAGTTGTGTCACGTGATGCCTCTTCATGGTTACGCGGAAAGGCTTTCCGTCAAGCCCGCCCTATGGCTGTGATAAGTACTAAGATAACAGCTCTGACCTGCGCCCGCATGTTTTTCAACGGGGTTTTCCGTATTTAATTAGGCAACATATTTGTGTCGTAATTCACTTTATGCAGGTAAACGAATTTGTGCTTATATCAACATTCGTGATTCGGCAAAATTAATTAAACTGAAAAAGGGGATTAATTACCCCCACTTGAGGAGAAATTGATGCCCGCACAGAACAAAAACCTCCCAGGATCCGTCATCGTTGTGTCTGATCGGATTAAATCGGGAGAAAGAATTGATAAAGCAGGACCCGTAGCAGTAGACCTTCTTCAGGAATCAGGCGTGGAGATTTCCACATTCACCGTCGTGGAGGAGGGCTTTGAACCTGTCCATCAAGAATTGGTTAAGGCGTTGGCGCGCCGGGATCGCGTCATCATCACCATCGGCGGAACGGGCGTGGGGCCTAGAAATCGGACGCCGGAGGCCACAGAACCGCACATCGATACGCTACTGCCGGGTCTGATGACGCAGATTTTGTTCTCTGGACTGTCCAATACCGCGCAGGCGGGGTTATCTCGGGGGCTGGTGGGCTTGAGTGCTCGCGATTCCACGGCCGCGCTCATCGTCAACGCGCCGAGTTCTTCCGGGGGCGTGCGCGACGCGCTCGGGGTGGTCTGCCCGCTTTTCGGTTCCATTTTTGAGCGTCTTTAAAAGATTTTTGCTTATCGACGCCTCCCTCCACTTCAACAATGTTTAGGCGCGCAAAAACCCGACGGCGATAAAGCACGCCGTGGGGTTGGCGAAGGCTTAAAGGTCGAACATTTCCTTGATTGCTGGTGGGAAACCAAACTGGGTGAATGCACCGAAGATCAGTGCTGCAATGCCACCCAGGGCTGCCACGATGGCAAGAATTCCGCCAGCAGAAGAGCCAGTTTCCTTTACGTCATCAGAAGGTGCGCCTGTAGTAATCACGACAGAGCCGTTGTCGTAGCTCACCTGAGCGTCAACTGCGCCATCAACAATAACCTCATCAAATTCACCGGAAATTGATGCAGCATCGATCACGGTGACGTGGTTGGTGCCAACAGGAAGGGCAACGTGCAGAGTTCCTCCCAGGTTTGCGGTTCCATCCACGGTGACAGGCTGGGTGATCTTCAAGGTTGCACCATCGTTGATGGTGAGATCGCCTGCTCCCAGAGCTGACTCAGTTGCAGCAACCAAGGTGCCCGCGGTGATGGTGGTTCCACCGGTGTAGGAGTTGTCACCTGACAGGGTGAGTTCACCGGAACCGTTCTTGGTCAGGGATCCTGCGCCCTCGATGTCGTTTTGCCAGTTGTCTTTGGCGTTGTAGCCACCGTCGATGGCATTCATGGTGACGTCAACGTTGGTATCGAATGCACTGTAGCCAGCCTGGGCAGCGTAGAGGTTGAGACGGCCCCAACCTTCGGCATCATCAAGTACTGGGAAACCGGACTCGAGGCCAGTGGAATGTAGAACCCAACGGCGCTGTTCGTCATCAAGGTACGGAAGGCGGGTTTCCAGCAGAGCCTCAGCTCCCTTTGGCACGCGCATGTCTTGGGTGGTGTCGCCGGACTGCTCGAAGCCGAAGGTGAGGAAGTTGGTGTACTCGGCGAGTTGCTCATCAAAATCGCGAGTGTTGGTGGTGATGTCGCTCTGGTTACTGATCCATGCCTGAGCATCATCGAAGGCTTCAGCCTTCACCGAGTCGAGATTCGGATCATTAAGTGCACCTGCAGTAATCGCGGTGGATAGAACACGGCCGCCAATAACATCAAGCGGAGAGTGCATGCCCAGCTGGATGCGGCTTTCGCCGATTTCCGCTGCAGTCATGAGCAGTTTATCGTATTGCTGTGGGAAAGCGTAAGCCAGGCCGTTGGTTGCCATGCCGCCTGCGGAGGTGTGTCCGGAAGGGAAACCGCCATCGCTGGCAGCTTCGGATTCATCCTTGCGCAGTGGGTTTGCATACTCTGGCATGTCAACGCCCTCGCCCCAGGCTTCTGGTTCGATGGATTCAGTCCAGCGGTAGGGGCGTGGGTATTGGTAGTACGCCTTGGCATTGTTGCTGGTTGCGGCATGCTGACGGATAGCTTCAATTAGATCAACAGTGGATCCGAGTTCTCCACCGGTCTCTGCCCAATTGCCATTCACATTGCCGCCATCGTTGTACTTCACGGTGGTGGCATCAGCTGGAACAACGTCAGGGATGGTGGTGCCCACCTGTGCGGTCTCGCGGTAACTATCTGCGTATGCGCCAAGACCGTCGGTTGCGGTGTAGTTCTGGTTGCGGCGATCAATAACCCAAGCACGTTCTTGCTGAGCATCGGTCGCCTGCTGGGAGATTGCCACAGACTGTGCGATGTTGGAATCCAGCACGGTGGGGTCAACCTTGACGCCGGTGTTCCATTCTTCGCCTGGGGTCCACAGCTCAAGCATTTCCTCCAGTACGCCAACAGCTGCATTACTTGATGGATTCAGATCAGTGGAAACGTTGGTGTCCCATGCATCAACGTAGTAGCCGTAGCTGGCGGTATGTGGGGCGATGGCGGAGGCATCGAGAAGCGCTGGCTCCTGGGCGGACGCTGCGGGAACGGTGATGATCGTTGATGCCAGTGCGGTGCATAGGACGAGGCCAAGTGGCCGGGAAGAGGGGCGCATGATGTCTTTCAAAGTGAAGGGGTCCCACAGTGCCTGTTGAGTTTTTATGAAAAAAGCTGGCGCTGGGGCCACGAACTTAAAGGAGAGGGAGCCTTGAGAAAAGGGCCCGGCGGATTAAGTTAGGCTTCCCACGTGTCCATTAAGTTAACTTTGCAATACTTGTTAATTAACTTGTAAACATAGTTTTGTGGAGCGTGTTATTTCTCTTTAAAAACTTGTTGTACGTTCAGCGCACCTCAAATTAGCTACACCGATGCAGGCCACAGGTATTTCAAGATGTGATCCCAAGTTATTACACCAAGCACCGTTTTCCCATCAGCGGAAAGCACCGCACTGATCTGCTCGTTATGCTCCCGCATGTATTCCAGCGCTTGGTGTAACGTGTCGGTCTCAGCAACGGTGAGGATTGGGCGAGACCACTTCGAAGCCTTCTCGTCTGGCGAGGCACCAAGGGTGTCTCGCACATGAATGACGTGTGGGAAAAGGTGGGAGGGGGCGTCGATAAGCACACGCAAGCTGCCACTGCGCTGAGCTGCGGCTTGCACCTCAGCAACCGTGGCGCTGGCGCTGTGCGTAAATGGAGATGCGGTCAGGGTTTGACCGACCGTGATTTTATCCAGCTTGATAATTCCGCTGATTTGGGCGGCGGATTGCTGATCCAGAGCGCCAGTTTCTCGGGAATGCTCAATGAGGGCATGGAGGGTATCGGTGTCATAGCCACCAGCTGCAGCTCGATCAACGGGAGTTTCACCAACTTTGCGGACCAAATCGTTCGCCATTTTGTTGATCCACTGCAGCAATGGACGAAACAGGTTAATGAAGCCCCGTGCGGGAATCGCGATAGTTCGAAGTGCCGTCTCCGGATGCGCGATTGCCCAGGATTTCGGAGCCATTTCGCCGATGACCAAGTGCAGAAACGTTACGATAAACAGCGACAAAATAAACGCAATGACATCTGCCATAACCAGCGGTATACGCGCCCATTCGAAGAGCGGCATCAAAGCATAATGAACCCACGGCTTCGTGATAGCACCCAACGCGAAAGTCACCATGGTGATTCCCAACTGCGCGCCCGCGAGCATGAGAGTAAGTTCATTGAGGCTTCGCAACGCAGCGCGGGAAGACCGCGAGGTTTCCACAGTCTCCTCTAACCGGTTCCGCCTAGCTGCAAGCAAAGCGAACTCAATGATGACGAAAAACGCAGACAGCGCGATGAGTAGAATAGTGGCGGGTAAAACGACATACCATTCAGTCATGGCTTAGCGATTCTCCTTCGGAGCGGGGTGATTGTCTGGGTGGTCTTCGAGCAGAGCGAGCGCCAGTTTTACAGGCACGTTTCGCTCTACCTCTAAAACAGTGATGCGCAAAATACGCTGCGTAGGGGAGGTGTTGTTCAGGTAATCCTCTGGCTCAAAATCCAGAGGTATTTCTATGACATCCCCAGTCTTTAGAAGGGCATTCGCATGGTCAAAGAGCAGTCCAGAAATCGTCTCGTAATCGCCTTCAGGTAGCTCGTACCCGATGGCGCGCTCAACCTCGTCAAGAGGGGTATCGCCATCAATTAGCCATTTGTCAGGGCTCGTTTCCGTAATATCTTCAGAGCTGAAAACATCGTGCTCATCGTTGATATCGCCGAGGACTTCCTCAGCTAAATCTTCTAATGTCACAATGCCAATGAATCCACCGTATTCATCAATCACGCAAGCAAGCCTGTCTTCACGATTGTGCAGTTCGGTCACCACGTCAGGCAAAGACATAAACTCTGGAACGATCACAGGCTGATGCATGAACTCAGTGACTTTCGCGGAATCTGAAATTTCGGCGCCGTGAATATCGGTTCCAAGAATATCAATCAGATTGATCACCCCAATGGGCACATGGTTGTCATCGATGATGGGGTAACGCGTATGCGCTTTCCTCATGAGGGCCTTAACCTCAGCGATGGTTGTCTCCGGATCAACCACACCCACACGCGAACGCGGAATCATTGCATGACCCACATCATGCGACGGGAAATCCAACAATCGATCAAGCGACAAAGACATCGAATTATTTAAAACGCCACTATCCCTAGATGACGCCACAATATGCGGAAGGTCTTGTGCAGTGGCAGACGAATCAACATCTTCCACCGGCTCTATTCGAAAGAGTCGAAGCAATGCGTTGGATGCAAAATCAAAGAATGTGATCAACCAACCAGCGAGTTTCAAATACCACGTGGTCGAAGGCGCAAGCGCCAGCGCAGACTTCAACGGCGTGGCAAGGGTGTAGTTCTTAGGGAAGAGTTCACCAAAAATCATTTGGACAACCGTGGAGATCGCTAGCGCCAACACAGTGCCCACAGAGATTGACACCGCAGCGGGAACCCCCACCCCTCCTAGCAGAACACCTAACGCGTTACCCACCAGAGGTTCGGCCACAAAACCCACCAAAAGTCCGGTGACGGTGATACCCAATTGCGCACCAGAAAGCATAAAGGATGTGCGCTTAGTGATGCTGAGAGCGCGACGAGCCTTCTTATCTCCAGAGTCAGCGAGAGCTCGCAGCTCATTTCGATCAACGGACATGTAGGCAAATTCCTGAGCCACAAAATATCCGTTGAGGACGATGATCACCCCAATGACCACCAAACCAGCAATTAAAGACAAAACAGCTGTTAACAAGATTCCACCTGCCTCAACACAAATAGATTAGTGTGGACAGGCCAGATAGATCGTGCGGGAGGCTCCATGCGGAGTCTAAACCTCATTCATTCAAGTCGGTGATGCCCCGTGTTCGGGAATATGAAAGAGTGTACAGAAAAAGCAGAGCTCACGTTTCTCATCAGTGGGCTTTAGGGAGCGTTACGTTGCCCAATACCTCCAGTTCAGCCACCGTATCGTAGTCTTTTTCAGTGCCATCGCCACCCACTTCCACAATGTGTCCCGCTTGCTTCAGTAACGCTTTTGCCGGTCGATTTCTAGTCTCGCCCAGGCTGTGAATCACCGCTTCTAGGCTGCCACTTCTCCACAGCGCGCACAACGGTTGTACCCAGCCATCGGCAGCAAGGGTTACGGCCACATCGGCTTTGCCAATCTGTGCCTGAAGTAGGGGCAGCATCGCTGCAGAATAAGGCGCGTCCACGGCAAGAATCGCAGTGAATTCATGGGCGTGCTCAAAAGAATTCAGCCCTGCCTCGATTCCCGCGACCGGCCCGCCAAGCGGAGGTTCCTCGCAGACAGTCGTGATTCCGTCGATGATCGCGGGGGAAACCACCACGACGTCATCTTCTGGATCCAGCTGTGAAAGCAGGATATCCAGCAGCGTGCGACCATCCACCGCCACAGCAGCCTTATCCACCCCACCCATGCGTTTACCCTCGCCACCAGCAAGAATGATGATATTCATTTACATTCTCCCCAGCACAACATCAACCAGACCGTCCTCGGCAATCGACGAAGTCACCAGTGCAATACCGCCACTTCCAGCCAGTGCACCGACCATATGGGATCGATGTGCCTGAGAATTTGCCATTCTTTTCTCCCAATCAATCGCCACCGGTATCGCCAATACGGCGCCCTCCCGCGCCTTCAGCGCCCGGTTCGAGCGCAGCGCCACCACAGGGAGTTCGCTTATCGACGCCAGCCTCTTTCCACCCCCTAATCTCTCAATTACCGGAACAACAAAGAGCCTAAAACTAACCCACGCCGCCACCGGGTTTCCCGGCAGACACACCACTTTTGCGTCGCCCCACTGCCCATGACCTTGCGGTTTACCCGGCTTCATCGCAATGGGGAAGAATTCAAAACCACCAGTCTTAGTTCCCACGGCTTTGACCACATCGAACGCGCCCGCCGAGATCCCACCCACAGTGATGATCACATCCGCAACCTCTGCAGCCTTATCGAGCGTCTCCCTCAATGCAGTCTCAGAATCATCGGAATGGAAATGCTGCGGATCCTTAATCCCCACGCGTTTTAGCTCCGCAACCAGCATCGGCCCATTGGAATTAGGGATACCCCAGGGATTTCCCTGGTTTAGCTCATCACCGGTAGTGATCACCGCAACCCGAGGGCAAGGATGGGCTTTTACAGTGTCATGGCCAACTGAAATCACCGTCGACACAGTACCCGCATCAAATGCCGTCCCCGCAGCAACCGCAATTTCGCCTTCTTTAAGATGCTCACCAGCATGGCGAATATTATTCCTCTCACCTGGTAGCTCATTGATCGTGATTTCTGTAGGAAGCGAGTGATCCACCGGAGCATTGGTGAGCTCCACTGGAACCACGATCATGTCCTTGTTGGTGGATGGGACGGGTCCACCTGTCATCACACGGATGGCTTTTCCATTATTAATGCTCGCCGGCGCAGAACCCGCCGGAGTATCACCGCCCACAAGAAATGTCCACGGCCCGCTGCCATGGATGTCTTCTTTCAAAATGGCGTAACCATCAACAGCAGAATTAGTAAATTTCGGGATAGGAATTGTCGCGACAACATCCTCTGCAAGGTGACTTAACGGATGCGCGCCGAGGATAGGGGTTTTTACTGGCGGAAGCGGTGCGACGCTGTCTATCAAAATGGAAAGATAGTCATCGACGCTGCGTTGCTGTGCCACTTGAAACCCCTTTTTCGACAATAAACACTCAAATATATAGGGTAGTTGCCAAATCAATAGTTCGCGCTGTTTTAAGAGGTTGAGATTCTCAAACGGGTGTTTGTATAGATCACATTGCGATCATGCCTTAGACGCGATTCTGAGAGGGCAAGTTTTTTGAGTTCCGGTTCCAATTTTAAGCTCGACCAAACCACAGTGCCCACGAACTGGAAATTCGACAACTCTGGGCATTTGTGTCTGGTTTCAAGCCGTCGAAACCAGACCACGCTGCCCATGAACCGGGAAAACCTGAGCCGTGGGCAGTGTGGTTTGGTCATGGCGTTCGAATGCTGATTCGGGCCAGACAGGCGTGACAAGATTGGCGAAAAGTCTATGATTTTGGCACACCTGTCCGGTTATCGGGACCAAAAACCAGACACACGTGCCAAAAGCTGTGGAAATTCTCGAATCTTGTCACGCCTGTCTGGTTGGGGCTGGTATGGGCTAGCCACCGATGGCAGACATGGGGCGATCTGGTTGGAGGAAGCCTTCATCGTCGATGCCATGGCCGGGTTTCTTCTCCCACATGGCGCCTGCCCACAGTTGCGCGAGCTCATCGTCGGAGGCGCCGTCGCGAAGCGCGTCACGTAGGGGAGTTTCAGTGCGGGAGAAAAGGCAGTTTCGGATGGTGCCGTCGGTGGTGAGGCGGGAGCGATCGCAATCTCCGCAAAATGGGTGCGTCACCGAGGCGATGATGCCGATTTGTCCAGTGATATCAGGGTTGGATTTATCTACCACATTCCACAGCGCAGCAGGTGCAGCTCCTCGGGGTTCCTTGGCGGGGGATAAGGTGAATTTTTCTTCCAGGCGCGCCAGGATTTCTTCGGCTGTGACCATATCGCCGCGTTTCCACTGCTCGCGCGGGCCAAGTGGCATTTGTTCGATGAATCGCAGTTGGGAGCCTTTGGAAATGCAGTATTCCGCAAGGGGGACGATATCTACTTCATTGACCCCAGGCATGACCACGGCGTTGATCTTCACTGGGTGAAGGCCAGCGGCAACAGCGGCATCGATGGACGCCAACACACCGGACAATCGATCACGCCTGGTTAGCGAGACGTAGCGTTCGGCGTCGATGGTGTCGAGTGAAATATTGACCCGGTCAAGACCAGCTTCTTTCAGTCCTGCGATGCGTTTGTCTAGGCCAAGGCCGTTGGTGGTGAGAGCGATGTGAACTTTTTCGCCTTCGTCGGTGCGCAGGGCTGCGGTGCCGGCGATGATGTCTTCCAAATTTTTCCGCAGTAAAGGCTCGCCGCCGGTGAATCGAATTTGACGAATGCCCAGCTTAACCACCGCAATGCGGATGAGTCGCAGCACCTCGGCGTCGTTAAGCGTCTGCTCGGTGGGCAGCCACTCTAAACCCTCCGCGGGCATGCAATAGGTGCAGCGGAGGTTGCATCGGTCGGTCAGTGACACCCGCAGGTCACGCGCGATGCGTCCGAATCTGTCCACAAGCACGCGATTGCCGTCTGCGGGTGGCAGGTACGCATCATGTTTGATGCTCGCAGAAGTGCTTTTCGACGCCCCCTCCCGATCATTTCGGGGCGGCGTTGGCGAAAGATAAAGGCGAGTAGTCATCTTCTTGCCCATCCTAGAAAGAGCTGCGGAATAAAGCCAGTAAAAGCCGGAATAAATAGGGAAGTTATTTTTCACCTGGCCCTTTAAGCTTAATTACTTCGAAATCGCCGTTGCGCAGGTGGTTGCGGAGGTCCTTCTTGTCATATTTACCGACGGAGGTTTTATCCACCTCATCAACAAATGTCCAATATTCTGGCAGCATCCAGTTGGGTAGGCGGTCGCGAAGTTGATCGCGGAGGCGCTCGGCGGTTTCCCGGGTGCGTTCAATGCCGGGGTAGAGCATGGTGACTGCGAGGGGACGTTCCACCCACTTGTCATCGGGGAAGCCAATGACGGCGCATTCGACAACCTCTTCCGTAGCCACGATGAGGTTTTCCAGCTGAGCGGAGTAAATCCACTCGCCGCCAGAACGGATGACATCGCGGGCGCGGTCTTGGATGGTGAGGAATCCATCGCTGGTGACAGATCCAACGTCCCCGGTGCGCAGCCAGCCGTCGGCGGTGAAGAGCTCATCGTTTTCCTCTTCAACGTCATGGTCGCGGAATGTTGAGGCGGTGCCACCTTCTTTTTCCACATCGGGGTGGAAGTAACTTGCAGTCACCCACGGACCGCGGACCTGAATCTCGCCCTCGTTGCGGTCGGTGGACGCCATGACCTGGCCGTCGTTGACAATGCGGTACTGCAGGGAGGCGGGGAATCGGCCCTGGGAGACTCGATAATTCCACCGGCTTTCACCAGAAACACCTGATGGTGGGCGAGACACAGTACCCACGGTGGAGGTTTCCGTCATACCCCACACGTGGACAACATCCACGCCATAGCGCTGCTCCCACATGGTGATCACGATTGGAGGCACCGCAGAACCGCCCACGTATAGCTCACGCAGAGACATACGCTCTGGGGGATTTTTCAGGTAGTGAACCATCAGCTGAATCCAGAGAGTAGGCACGCCATGCGCCACGCGAGGCAGCGTGGTGGAAATGATCTTTGCCAATGTCGGCGCAGAAAGATCCGGTCCAGGAAGCACCAGGGGAGTGCCGGACATAAACGCTGCGATCGGCACGCCCCAGCTGAGGACGTGGTAAATCGGCACACAGCACAGGAACGTTTCGCCGTGTTCCACTGCGAGGGAATCCGTGGTGCGCAAGCTCAACGACTGTAAATAAAGCGAGCGGTGGGAATACACCACACCCTTCGGCGGTCCCGATGTACCGGTGGAATAGCAAATTGCAGCAGCAGTGCGTTCATCCTGCTCGGGCCAGTTGTAAACAGTGGAACGGCCGTCAAGGAGCGCTTCATAGGAATACAGCTTCATTCCCTCCGGCATGTGGGCCGCCGCGCTAGAGAAATCAT from Corynebacterium glutamicum ATCC 13032 carries:
- a CDS encoding acid phosphatase translates to MRPSSRPLGLVLCTALASTIITVPAASAQEPALLDASAIAPHTASYGYYVDAWDTNVSTDLNPSSNAAVGVLEEMLELWTPGEEWNTGVKVDPTVLDSNIAQSVAISQQATDAQQERAWVIDRRNQNYTATDGLGAYADSYRETAQVGTTIPDVVPADATTVKYNDGGNVNGNWAETGGELGSTVDLIEAIRQHAATSNNAKAYYQYPRPYRWTESIEPEAWGEGVDMPEYANPLRKDESEAASDGGFPSGHTSAGGMATNGLAYAFPQQYDKLLMTAAEIGESRIQLGMHSPLDVIGGRVLSTAITAGALNDPNLDSVKAEAFDDAQAWISNQSDITTNTRDFDEQLAEYTNFLTFGFEQSGDTTQDMRVPKGAEALLETRLPYLDDEQRRWVLHSTGLESGFPVLDDAEGWGRLNLYAAQAGYSAFDTNVDVTMNAIDGGYNAKDNWQNDIEGAGSLTKNGSGELTLSGDNSYTGGTTITAGTLVAATESALGAGDLTINDGATLKITQPVTVDGTANLGGTLHVALPVGTNHVTVIDAASISGEFDEVIVDGAVDAQVSYDNGSVVITTGAPSDDVKETGSSAGGILAIVAALGGIAALIFGAFTQFGFPPAIKEMFDL
- a CDS encoding CNNM domain-containing protein; amino-acid sequence: MTEWYVVLPATILLIALSAFFVIIEFALLAARRNRLEETVETSRSSRAALRSLNELTLMLAGAQLGITMVTFALGAITKPWVHYALMPLFEWARIPLVMADVIAFILSLFIVTFLHLVIGEMAPKSWAIAHPETALRTIAIPARGFINLFRPLLQWINKMANDLVRKVGETPVDRAAAGGYDTDTLHALIEHSRETGALDQQSAAQISGIIKLDKITVGQTLTASPFTHSASATVAEVQAAAQRSGSLRVLIDAPSHLFPHVIHVRDTLGASPDEKASKWSRPILTVAETDTLHQALEYMREHNEQISAVLSADGKTVLGVITWDHILKYLWPASV
- a CDS encoding hemolysin family protein; translated protein: MLTAVLSLIAGLVVIGVIIVLNGYFVAQEFAYMSVDRNELRALADSGDKKARRALSITKRTSFMLSGAQLGITVTGLLVGFVAEPLVGNALGVLLGGVGVPAAVSISVGTVLALAISTVVQMIFGELFPKNYTLATPLKSALALAPSTTWYLKLAGWLITFFDFASNALLRLFRIEPVEDVDSSATAQDLPHIVASSRDSGVLNNSMSLSLDRLLDFPSHDVGHAMIPRSRVGVVDPETTIAEVKALMRKAHTRYPIIDDNHVPIGVINLIDILGTDIHGAEISDSAKVTEFMHQPVIVPEFMSLPDVVTELHNREDRLACVIDEYGGFIGIVTLEDLAEEVLGDINDEHDVFSSEDITETSPDKWLIDGDTPLDEVERAIGYELPEGDYETISGLLFDHANALLKTGDVIEIPLDFEPEDYLNNTSPTQRILRITVLEVERNVPVKLALALLEDHPDNHPAPKENR
- a CDS encoding molybdenum cofactor guanylyltransferase, with protein sequence MNIIILAGGEGKRMGGVDKAAVAVDGRTLLDILLSQLDPEDDVVVVSPAIIDGITTVCEEPPLGGPVAGIEAGLNSFEHAHEFTAILAVDAPYSAAMLPLLQAQIGKADVAVTLAADGWVQPLCALWRSGSLEAVIHSLGETRNRPAKALLKQAGHIVEVGGDGTEKDYDTVAELEVLGNVTLPKAH